Proteins found in one Thalassomonas actiniarum genomic segment:
- a CDS encoding type III secretion system chaperone yields MEPLDKFKLLMADIGEVLKASSVVQFENGYWLIEYGDSELVWVYYHQQDDSFTLSGEAGAIEKQDQLELYKFFLTFNALGQEQRSVKTALSGSGDSCLLLGDYSAASLNTLEFSAIFFNFAEQMIHWRYLLKSWPTATSQDKQKLVDNISFMNPNMIRA; encoded by the coding sequence ATGGAACCGCTAGATAAATTCAAATTATTGATGGCAGACATAGGTGAAGTGCTCAAGGCGAGTTCGGTGGTGCAGTTTGAAAATGGCTATTGGCTCATTGAATACGGCGACAGCGAACTGGTTTGGGTTTATTACCATCAGCAAGATGACAGTTTTACCCTTAGCGGCGAAGCCGGGGCCATAGAAAAGCAAGACCAGCTGGAGCTGTATAAGTTTTTCCTGACCTTTAATGCCCTGGGCCAGGAGCAAAGGTCGGTAAAAACTGCCTTAAGCGGCAGTGGCGACAGTTGTTTATTACTCGGGGATTACAGTGCGGCCTCGTTAAATACCTTAGAGTTTTCTGCGATCTTTTTTAATTTTGCAGAACAAATGATCCACTGGCGCTATCTGCTTAAAAGCTGGCCGACGGCAACGAGCCAGGATAAGCAAAAGCTGGTGGACAATATCTCTTTTATGAACCCAAACATGATCCGGGCATAA
- the sctE gene encoding type III secretion system translocon subunit SctE, whose translation MSDVTVNKPTTPQNNTNMGNINVNNSNADNTNISPGSALGQQIVTILTDGQGTAQSDAEAIANAVKLAAPQLGDMSMNDLMLMLTSLNQEVTEEQAVNAKENIKNNQLTTQQHHDERIKKIEDALKAIEKAKESSGIGKVFGWIASAAMIVAGAALIATGVGAVAGTLMIAAGAVMLTSQISGETGDWMNEGLAEVFMAIDPDMSKEDAMMAAQITVLATVMVLSLASGGAAMMGPAATGTLAIMAAKVAAISGVVGGAATVGQGGAGLATTAYTKEAADARADAAEQQMFINELMMKLGDYQDKLEEIMQQYAQGIKIAMETLTASTELSSTIMNNTAV comes from the coding sequence ATGAGCGATGTAACGGTAAATAAGCCAACGACGCCGCAAAACAACACCAATATGGGCAATATCAATGTAAACAATAGCAATGCGGATAATACCAATATTTCCCCCGGCTCGGCCCTGGGTCAGCAAATTGTCACCATATTGACCGATGGCCAGGGCACGGCCCAAAGCGATGCCGAGGCCATTGCCAATGCGGTCAAGCTGGCCGCCCCTCAGCTGGGAGACATGAGCATGAATGACCTTATGCTTATGCTGACTTCATTGAACCAGGAGGTGACCGAAGAGCAGGCGGTTAATGCCAAGGAAAATATTAAAAACAACCAGCTGACCACGCAGCAGCACCATGACGAGCGCATCAAAAAAATTGAAGATGCTCTCAAGGCGATAGAAAAAGCCAAAGAAAGCAGCGGTATCGGCAAGGTGTTTGGTTGGATTGCCAGTGCCGCCATGATAGTGGCCGGGGCAGCGTTAATCGCCACCGGTGTCGGCGCCGTTGCCGGTACCTTGATGATAGCGGCTGGCGCCGTGATGCTGACCTCGCAAATCTCGGGGGAAACCGGCGACTGGATGAATGAGGGCCTGGCGGAAGTCTTTATGGCAATTGACCCCGATATGTCCAAAGAAGACGCCATGATGGCGGCGCAAATCACTGTATTGGCGACGGTTATGGTGCTTTCACTTGCCTCCGGTGGTGCGGCCATGATGGGCCCTGCGGCAACAGGCACGCTAGCCATTATGGCGGCTAAAGTGGCTGCTATCAGTGGCGTAGTCGGTGGCGCGGCAACCGTAGGTCAGGGCGGAGCCGGTCTTGCGACTACGGCTTATACCAAAGAAGCGGCTGATGCCCGCGCCGATGCTGCCGAGCAACAAATGTTTATCAATGAGCTGATGATGAAACTGGGTGATTACCAGGACAAGCTGGAAGAAATCATGCAGCAATATGCCCAGGGGATCAAAATTGCCATGGAAACCCTGACCGCCAGTACCGAGCTTAGCAGCACCATCATGAACAACACAGCGGTTTAA
- a CDS encoding SycD/LcrH family type III secretion system chaperone, with protein MNFTQEKIDHTLALGEQVFDFIGKGGALRELKNVDEKTMEAIYYVAYNLYQNAKYEDALKVFKFLGLYDHLEKKYLMGIGGCQQMLQQYKDAINSYSMAALLDISNPLPPLHAAECYLALGDFENAASGFSAALEFAGNQGGYEEVKDKATKMLALVKNKLS; from the coding sequence ATGAATTTTACACAAGAAAAAATAGACCACACTCTGGCATTAGGTGAGCAAGTATTTGACTTTATCGGTAAAGGCGGTGCTTTACGCGAGCTGAAAAATGTCGATGAAAAAACCATGGAAGCCATCTATTACGTGGCCTACAACCTTTATCAGAATGCCAAATATGAAGACGCGCTTAAGGTCTTTAAATTCCTGGGATTATACGACCACCTGGAAAAGAAATATCTTATGGGTATCGGCGGCTGCCAGCAAATGCTGCAGCAATATAAAGATGCCATCAACTCCTATTCTATGGCGGCCCTGTTGGATATCAGCAACCCGCTGCCGCCACTGCATGCCGCCGAATGCTACCTGGCACTGGGAGATTTTGAAAATGCTGCCAGCGGCTTTAGTGCGGCGCTGGAATTTGCCGGCAACCAGGGCGGCTATGAAGAAGTAAAAGACAAGGCCACCAAGATGCTGGCACTTGTGAAAAATAAATTATCTTAA
- a CDS encoding DUF1521 domain-containing protein, whose translation MQNQPVAGGVGTEATSSAHMSREATISLVMRVLGERDTILDDGVREQAASIEAANQQIVAANKMSQLTNIGANNAGLTVGEMDDFSDADYPDFTTSKLSNGDDFIDFGDGTGVVIERSGDNRSWKMVEYDPAEQRAEGADPTFTNSTRVWGDPHVDEGDDDSVDFDFNEQSTFITPTGVKITVETAPYGNSGATVTDNLYISRGDDQAVVTGLSDNANGGGQGNDFLDVASDGSLFDDATKNDGTIFVTNNGDMSDWAALNGDDISGGIKVAQTEVTEEITTLPLTDKNKEMLTKAGLDPADYTEGGALVLTSTEMASVKTAMESLFTIEATPENIALLEEMGADISTLQYGSALVFTPAEKENLAQMSSDYVDSLTSRSQTELIALQSLMNKYDENVKQQTNMLSTAHGENDSIIGNTRI comes from the coding sequence ATGCAGAATCAACCAGTAGCAGGTGGCGTAGGAACAGAAGCAACAAGCAGTGCACATATGAGCCGTGAAGCCACGATATCATTAGTGATGCGGGTATTGGGTGAGCGCGATACTATCCTTGATGACGGTGTTCGTGAACAAGCGGCCAGCATTGAAGCGGCCAACCAACAAATTGTTGCTGCTAATAAAATGTCCCAGTTGACCAATATCGGCGCCAATAACGCGGGTTTAACCGTCGGCGAGATGGATGACTTTTCCGATGCCGACTACCCGGATTTCACCACTTCGAAATTAAGCAACGGCGATGACTTTATCGATTTTGGCGACGGTACCGGTGTGGTTATTGAAAGATCCGGCGACAACCGCTCCTGGAAAATGGTTGAGTATGATCCGGCGGAGCAAAGAGCTGAAGGGGCCGATCCTACCTTTACCAATTCAACCCGTGTTTGGGGTGACCCGCATGTTGATGAAGGCGACGACGATTCCGTCGACTTCGATTTTAACGAGCAATCAACTTTTATTACCCCAACAGGCGTCAAGATCACCGTTGAAACCGCTCCTTATGGCAACAGTGGCGCTACGGTAACGGATAACCTTTATATTTCCCGCGGCGATGATCAGGCGGTAGTTACCGGTTTAAGTGATAACGCCAACGGCGGCGGCCAGGGCAATGACTTTTTGGACGTCGCCAGCGACGGCAGCTTATTTGATGATGCCACTAAAAATGACGGCACCATTTTTGTCACCAACAATGGCGATATGAGCGACTGGGCCGCCCTTAACGGCGACGATATTTCCGGCGGTATAAAAGTGGCGCAAACCGAAGTTACCGAAGAAATTACTACGCTGCCGCTGACGGATAAAAATAAGGAAATGTTAACCAAGGCAGGCCTTGATCCGGCGGATTATACCGAAGGCGGCGCACTGGTATTAACCTCTACCGAAATGGCTTCGGTAAAAACGGCGATGGAAAGCTTATTCACCATAGAAGCAACTCCGGAGAATATTGCTTTATTAGAAGAAATGGGAGCCGATATTTCAACCTTGCAATACGGTAGTGCCCTGGTCTTTACCCCGGCAGAGAAAGAAAACCTGGCGCAAATGTCTTCTGATTATGTTGACAGCCTCACCAGCCGCTCGCAAACCGAGTTGATTGCCTTGCAATCGTTAATGAATAAATACGATGAAAACGTCAAGCAACAAACCAACATGCTGAGTACGGCACACGGTGAAAACGACTCTATTATCGGCAACACCCGTATCTAA
- a CDS encoding DUF3179 domain-containing protein, translating to MMQKLFARWYAKLSSRQVLPLIPLTLAAVFLLADVFISIQGAIPGFGSASNGFDLSQTSVPSKQIHHGGPPRDGIPALSHPKFIAADKAGFLLPQSRILGVSVAGRAKAYPIAILNHHEIVNDTLAGKDIAVTFCPLCGTGIVYNARVDGQLLEFGVSGLLYNSDVLLYDRQSESLWSQILSQAISGPMKDKTLTRLPALHTSWQHWQKLHPHTRVLSQHTGYSRNYQQTPYAGYNQSEAIYFPVAHRDKRYHSKEVVLTVEINGKAKAYPFKELALYQKQTGRSKITDSLAGHTVVVEFDLASRSGRITGVSGKEIPGFQAFWFAWIAFHPDSEVFTVKQAKQG from the coding sequence ATGATGCAAAAATTATTTGCTCGCTGGTATGCAAAACTGTCATCCAGGCAGGTACTGCCGCTTATTCCACTCACTTTAGCCGCGGTTTTTCTGCTGGCAGATGTCTTCATCTCCATCCAGGGGGCGATACCCGGTTTTGGCTCCGCCAGCAACGGTTTCGATTTAAGCCAAACCTCTGTGCCTAGCAAGCAGATACATCATGGCGGTCCACCCCGTGACGGTATCCCTGCCCTGAGCCATCCTAAGTTTATCGCTGCCGATAAAGCCGGTTTTCTGCTGCCTCAATCTCGAATATTGGGCGTGAGTGTTGCCGGTCGGGCAAAAGCCTATCCCATTGCCATTTTAAACCACCATGAAATTGTTAACGACACACTGGCAGGAAAAGATATTGCCGTAACCTTCTGCCCTTTATGCGGCACCGGCATAGTCTATAACGCCAGAGTTGACGGGCAATTGCTGGAATTTGGCGTTTCCGGCTTGCTTTATAACAGCGATGTTTTGCTTTATGACAGGCAAAGTGAGTCTCTGTGGTCGCAGATCCTCTCCCAAGCTATCAGCGGCCCTATGAAAGATAAAACACTCACCCGTCTGCCAGCCCTGCATACCAGTTGGCAGCACTGGCAAAAATTGCACCCCCATACCCGGGTTTTATCGCAACACACCGGCTATAGCCGCAACTATCAACAAACCCCCTATGCCGGTTATAACCAGTCTGAAGCCATTTATTTTCCTGTGGCCCATCGCGATAAGCGTTATCACAGTAAAGAAGTGGTGCTGACAGTGGAAATAAACGGCAAGGCCAAGGCCTATCCGTTTAAGGAGCTGGCGTTATATCAGAAACAAACCGGTCGCAGTAAAATAACGGATTCCCTGGCCGGACACACAGTCGTGGTAGAATTTGACCTGGCTTCACGCTCTGGCCGTATCACCGGAGTTTCTGGCAAAGAAATTCCCGGCTTTCAGGCATTTTGGTTTGCCTGGATCGCCTTTCATCCCGATTCCGAAGTCTTTACCGTAAAGCAGGCAAAACAAGGCTAG
- a CDS encoding biotin/lipoyl-containing protein: MHTDVVIPHLPEAVPQAEIADIYVNQGQQVKVGDHLFDVETDKVVLEVVADVTGIIDEFNISKDDSVTSRQVVMKIRPQRDGEVPVEAKNSVYLEQRENTDPLDVIVPILPESVADGVISTIHVTPGQQVQRDQGLFDVETDKVILEVVAETSGIVSDFTIAQGHWVNSEQVVMQLTPQMFETPPEPAGQTQQVAAMKGEANPVVNTQESTGKGVFAPGSLLFGIIGLVLGVLVTAVLLG, encoded by the coding sequence GTGCACACCGACGTTGTCATTCCACATTTGCCAGAAGCCGTTCCCCAGGCTGAGATCGCAGATATTTATGTTAATCAGGGCCAGCAGGTTAAGGTTGGCGATCATTTATTTGATGTTGAAACTGACAAGGTGGTACTTGAAGTGGTTGCTGATGTCACTGGTATTATCGATGAGTTTAACATCAGCAAAGATGATAGTGTCACTTCCAGGCAAGTGGTTATGAAAATAAGGCCGCAACGTGATGGTGAGGTGCCTGTTGAAGCAAAAAATAGCGTTTATCTTGAACAAAGGGAAAATACCGATCCCCTGGATGTGATCGTGCCGATATTGCCTGAATCAGTGGCTGATGGCGTAATATCGACAATTCATGTTACTCCCGGGCAGCAGGTGCAAAGGGACCAGGGTTTATTTGATGTTGAAACCGATAAGGTAATACTTGAAGTGGTAGCCGAAACGAGTGGCATTGTCAGTGACTTTACTATTGCACAAGGTCACTGGGTGAACTCAGAGCAAGTGGTGATGCAGTTAACGCCACAAATGTTCGAAACGCCCCCTGAACCTGCCGGGCAGACACAGCAAGTTGCCGCTATGAAAGGTGAAGCCAATCCTGTAGTTAATACACAAGAAAGCACCGGCAAAGGCGTGTTTGCTCCCGGCAGTTTACTTTTTGGTATTATCGGCCTTGTGCTTGGCGTATTGGTCACGGCTGTTTTACTGGGCTGA
- a CDS encoding CesT family type III secretion system chaperone has product MQVNQAQLEIIKLFAKQLGYENSADVDDKGFALVIDNKVQINILNQEERCHLIAYLAPIKEENRIELYETLLLANHNQDELAGASLGICPKKKAVALSFCLESEGLELSRLQQAFDNLLDHSLLWHTLLNDNEAQPLPGEEQPLSSHAILV; this is encoded by the coding sequence ATGCAGGTAAATCAAGCGCAACTGGAAATTATTAAACTATTTGCCAAACAGCTCGGCTATGAGAACAGTGCCGATGTCGATGATAAAGGTTTTGCTTTGGTGATAGACAATAAGGTGCAGATTAATATTCTAAATCAGGAGGAGCGCTGTCACCTGATTGCTTATTTAGCGCCGATTAAAGAGGAAAATCGCATTGAGCTTTATGAAACCCTGCTGCTGGCCAACCATAACCAGGATGAATTAGCCGGTGCCAGCTTAGGCATCTGTCCGAAGAAAAAGGCGGTGGCGTTAAGTTTTTGTCTTGAAAGTGAGGGACTTGAGCTTAGCCGGCTACAGCAGGCTTTTGACAACTTACTGGATCATAGCCTGCTCTGGCATACCCTGTTAAACGACAACGAAGCACAACCCTTGCCGGGTGAGGAACAACCTCTGTCTTCCCATGCGATTTTAGTGTAA
- a CDS encoding MAPEG family protein — protein sequence MEASAILQPVFVLGLLTVAMTLWMFFTRVPAMKKLKIHPQKGQDTAKLKELLPKEVNRVSNNYNHLFEQPTLFYAVAISIAALGHVDSFYVACAWSYTVLRIGHSLVQATVDRVMVRFVLFILSWLVLAVMVVREAIAVFS from the coding sequence ATGGAAGCAAGCGCAATTTTACAGCCGGTATTCGTACTTGGCTTACTGACGGTCGCGATGACCCTTTGGATGTTTTTCACCCGGGTCCCGGCGATGAAGAAGCTCAAGATTCATCCGCAAAAAGGCCAGGACACGGCAAAGCTGAAGGAGTTATTGCCAAAGGAAGTGAACCGGGTCTCAAACAACTACAATCACCTGTTTGAGCAACCGACGCTGTTTTATGCGGTGGCGATTTCTATCGCGGCCCTGGGGCATGTTGACAGCTTTTATGTCGCCTGTGCCTGGAGTTATACCGTGTTGCGAATTGGCCATTCTTTGGTGCAGGCAACAGTCGACCGTGTGATGGTACGTTTTGTCCTTTTTATCCTTTCCTGGCTGGTGCTGGCTGTGATGGTGGTGCGGGAAGCGATTGCCGTTTTTAGCTAA
- a CDS encoding PEP-CTERM sorting domain-containing protein has translation MKSKLLHAGLLLSASCFFNVASAGMLTSIDLITDNGSWPAIAPGFESGSAYDGFTLTVEGAAGEVMSDINLEFNFSGLFDDSLAIDLNGDGIIDYALDFYNIHDQSPGYTPWGSDRDVANTVTRLTIGATGSSATVSVYDTDIILDSTNYASFDNLGAITLEDLGFGAGGTILDGGSVTTGEMRFGYINIAGPGSGMPEITSASFSQPAEVPEPSSLAILALAMTGLGVRRLKK, from the coding sequence ATGAAATCAAAATTATTGCACGCAGGATTACTCTTATCCGCCAGCTGTTTTTTTAATGTCGCTTCTGCGGGAATGCTGACTTCTATCGACCTGATCACAGACAACGGCAGCTGGCCGGCGATAGCGCCGGGGTTCGAGAGCGGTTCGGCCTATGACGGTTTTACCTTGACGGTCGAAGGCGCAGCCGGCGAAGTGATGTCGGATATTAATCTGGAATTTAACTTCAGCGGCTTGTTTGATGATTCGCTGGCGATCGATCTCAATGGTGACGGCATTATCGATTATGCCCTGGACTTTTATAACATTCATGATCAGTCACCGGGTTACACCCCCTGGGGCAGCGATCGCGATGTTGCCAATACCGTCACCAGGTTGACTATCGGTGCAACCGGCTCATCAGCGACGGTTTCGGTTTACGACACTGACATTATCCTGGACAGCACTAACTATGCAAGCTTTGATAACCTTGGTGCGATCACCCTGGAAGACCTGGGCTTTGGCGCCGGCGGCACCATTTTGGACGGCGGCTCTGTGACCACCGGCGAAATGCGCTTTGGCTATATTAATATTGCAGGCCCCGGCAGCGGTATGCCTGAGATCACCTCGGCAAGTTTCTCGCAGCCTGCCGAGGTGCCGGAGCCGTCTTCACTGGCTATCCTGGCACTGGCCATGACCGGCCTGGGCGTACGCCGCCTGAAAAAGTAA
- a CDS encoding PEP-CTERM sorting domain-containing protein codes for MTIEADGGFVMKDAGEYTLLDGSADPDQTDGVKHAGVRWGGDGAFSSLILENFMPDIDLLDTPYMISKLTHNNFVISAEFLPWLTEAEILGDLIFTSTNTGGIATAFGSSIIADAFTADASSEFGIGFKETFNQSIPANCSAEDEDGVPGGPSHVFLSACDDYFDYTVDNTAPLPDTLPFSIPFYIDGTSYALEIYISFDADGSTMLPPGRIWTEEELSTDLYTFVRLSTIPEPSTLAIFGLSLLGLVFSKRRAGK; via the coding sequence ATGACAATCGAAGCTGACGGCGGTTTCGTAATGAAAGATGCCGGAGAATATACGCTACTTGATGGCAGCGCAGACCCTGATCAGACCGACGGCGTTAAACATGCCGGGGTTCGCTGGGGGGGCGACGGGGCATTCAGCTCTTTAATCCTGGAAAACTTTATGCCGGATATTGATTTGCTGGATACCCCGTATATGATTTCGAAGTTAACCCACAATAACTTTGTGATCAGTGCGGAGTTTCTGCCCTGGTTGACGGAAGCGGAGATTTTAGGGGATCTGATTTTCACCAGCACCAATACCGGCGGTATTGCCACGGCCTTTGGCAGTTCGATTATTGCCGATGCCTTTACCGCCGATGCGAGCAGTGAATTTGGTATTGGCTTTAAAGAAACCTTCAACCAGTCAATTCCCGCTAACTGTAGTGCCGAGGATGAAGATGGTGTTCCCGGTGGTCCCAGCCATGTTTTCCTATCGGCCTGTGACGACTACTTTGATTACACCGTTGATAATACGGCTCCTTTACCGGATACCCTGCCGTTTTCGATACCGTTTTATATCGATGGCACCAGCTACGCGTTAGAAATTTATATTTCTTTTGATGCCGACGGCAGTACTATGCTGCCACCGGGTCGTATCTGGACCGAGGAAGAACTGTCAACTGATCTTTATACTTTTGTTCGTTTATCGACAATACCCGAACCTTCGACTTTGGCTATATTTGGACTGTCTTTATTGGGATTAGTATTCTCAAAAAGAAGAGCAGGCAAATGA
- a CDS encoding HrpE/YscL family type III secretion apparatus protein: protein MFKYAAIAQESDISEKQTFADEQILKAQTFAHLTRADDIIRQARQQSDQILAEAKEVYRQQHQLGYRQGLAEGKKELAALHLDATVKVQDFLHKVNDELVALVMVALRRIIDDLAPQEVTAQVIKQTLKTITDEKSITLRVAPESAQQMEAQLAEIVADYPGLGYLHIEADHALSEQQGCILETETGVVDALVDTQLEVISKTLASHYRT, encoded by the coding sequence ATGTTCAAATATGCTGCAATAGCACAAGAGTCCGATATCAGTGAAAAGCAGACGTTCGCGGATGAGCAAATTCTTAAGGCACAAACGTTTGCGCACCTGACCCGGGCCGATGATATCATTCGCCAGGCACGGCAACAAAGTGACCAGATCCTCGCAGAAGCTAAAGAAGTCTACCGCCAGCAACACCAACTGGGTTACCGGCAGGGTTTGGCTGAAGGGAAAAAAGAGCTGGCGGCGCTGCACCTTGATGCCACGGTAAAAGTGCAGGATTTCCTGCATAAGGTCAATGACGAACTGGTGGCATTGGTGATGGTCGCCCTGCGCCGTATTATCGATGATTTAGCCCCGCAAGAAGTGACGGCACAAGTGATCAAACAAACCCTGAAAACCATTACCGATGAAAAAAGCATCACCTTAAGGGTGGCCCCTGAATCAGCGCAGCAAATGGAAGCGCAACTGGCGGAAATTGTGGCAGACTACCCTGGACTGGGCTACCTCCATATCGAAGCCGATCATGCCTTAAGCGAGCAACAAGGGTGTATCCTGGAAACAGAAACCGGTGTGGTAGATGCCCTGGTAGATACCCAGCTGGAAGTTATCAGCAAGACATTAGCCAGTCATTACCGCACTTAA
- a CDS encoding SctK family type III secretion system sorting platform protein, with the protein MENLIIKDEYSFKLMLQSNIDPLAQIHTSWLSHLPHGELCLKLATREEARGKLQEYLQSHYAWMGKYDFEAIRWPGQLAILPAEQLQQVLLYLGIWYCSQEIRHLINARDVAKIRAAVGEDGYQFAIKLAPFISGQERGTEQVKEARRLQGQKLLSALLKEKKLPSLRNASAKPAINGEQDSVEKGIAQTLQHIGLKLMFAQLSLLAEPLKMRLFSKLPYCWYLERQQLQSDPLMAIDENADALLIKRIIVECLPQCSNMLQ; encoded by the coding sequence ATGGAAAACCTGATCATTAAGGATGAATACAGCTTTAAATTAATGCTCCAGAGCAATATTGATCCCCTGGCTCAGATACATACCTCCTGGTTGAGCCATTTACCCCATGGCGAACTTTGCCTGAAACTGGCTACCAGGGAAGAGGCCAGGGGCAAGTTGCAGGAGTATCTGCAAAGTCATTATGCCTGGATGGGAAAATATGATTTTGAAGCCATCCGCTGGCCGGGGCAACTGGCGATCTTACCGGCCGAGCAATTACAGCAAGTCTTGCTTTATTTGGGGATCTGGTACTGCTCACAAGAAATCAGGCACCTGATCAATGCCCGGGATGTGGCAAAAATTCGCGCCGCCGTAGGAGAGGACGGCTACCAGTTTGCCATTAAGCTGGCGCCTTTTATCTCAGGTCAGGAAAGGGGCACAGAGCAGGTTAAAGAAGCTCGCCGGTTGCAAGGGCAGAAACTGCTGTCGGCATTGCTTAAAGAAAAGAAGTTGCCCTCGTTAAGAAATGCCAGTGCCAAGCCGGCCATCAACGGCGAACAAGACAGTGTCGAAAAGGGGATAGCGCAAACCTTGCAGCACATAGGATTAAAGCTGATGTTTGCCCAGCTGAGCTTATTGGCTGAGCCGTTAAAAATGCGGCTATTTAGCAAGTTACCCTATTGCTGGTACCTGGAGCGGCAACAATTGCAATCGGATCCCCTGATGGCTATCGATGAAAATGCCGATGCCCTGTTAATTAAACGAATTATAGTGGAGTGCTTACCCCAATGTTCAAATATGCTGCAATAG
- the sctJ gene encoding type III secretion system inner membrane ring lipoprotein SctJ, whose amino-acid sequence MNKLIKCLLVFTLLLSLTACKSVLYSNLSEKEANKMLAILLEANIAAQKTDVKDEMVSLLVEDGQMSRAIELLKRAGLPGRKFADIVDVFPEDGLISTPTAERARFMFALSQGISHTLSQIDGVIDARVHVVIPKESSKRSKKQDPSTASVFIKHLSDVALDNSIPQIKLLVSSSVEGLEYDNVNVVLFPTAEASSSAGQVALEQVLSVNVAQSSVSRFWQITLTLLLLLTASVAFNLYTWFKQHKDQQAQKSTALTAATAE is encoded by the coding sequence GTGAACAAGTTAATCAAATGTCTGCTGGTTTTTACGCTCTTACTGAGCTTAACCGCCTGTAAAAGCGTACTCTATTCAAATCTCAGTGAAAAGGAAGCCAACAAGATGCTGGCGATCTTATTGGAGGCGAATATTGCTGCCCAGAAAACCGATGTTAAGGATGAAATGGTGTCCTTACTGGTGGAAGATGGACAAATGAGCCGCGCCATAGAGCTGTTAAAACGCGCCGGTCTACCCGGGCGCAAGTTTGCCGATATTGTCGATGTTTTCCCGGAAGACGGTTTGATTTCAACCCCGACCGCCGAGCGTGCCCGTTTTATGTTTGCACTGTCGCAGGGGATCTCCCATACCTTGTCGCAAATCGACGGTGTGATCGATGCCCGGGTACATGTGGTGATCCCGAAGGAAAGCTCAAAGCGCAGTAAGAAGCAGGATCCTTCCACCGCCTCGGTGTTTATCAAACACCTGTCGGATGTCGCCCTGGATAATTCCATTCCGCAAATTAAGTTACTGGTCAGCAGCTCGGTTGAAGGCCTTGAATATGACAATGTCAACGTAGTGCTGTTTCCCACCGCTGAAGCCAGCTCTAGCGCCGGGCAGGTAGCATTGGAGCAGGTATTGTCGGTGAATGTCGCACAAAGCTCGGTTTCAAGGTTTTGGCAGATCACCTTAACCCTATTGCTGCTGTTAACGGCTTCTGTTGCCTTTAACCTTTATACCTGGTTTAAGCAGCACAAAGACCAGCAAGCGCAAAAATCAACGGCATTGACTGCGGCGACAGCAGAGTAG